The following proteins are encoded in a genomic region of Bradyrhizobium sp. SK17:
- a CDS encoding YncE family protein yields MFTPIASFAGQAPGAASDPDIPISHKDRLYAAEQYSNTVSVSDPVDNKLLGVIRLGDPQPANLSPLYRGQVLVHGLGFSPDHKTLVVVSIGTNSLTFIDTATNAVKHTTYVGRAPHEAFYTPDGKEVWVTVRGEDYVSVVDANSFEEKTRIKVANGPGMQIFSPDGKYGYVCSSFTPEVAVITVADHKIVGHVKQASPFCPNIAASADGKQVWFTLKDTGKTQVFNAQPPFDLVKTIDTGPISNHVNFVINKNGSFAYVTVGGLNEVKVFRTDTFEQVATIPVGSLPHGIWPSGDGTRVYVGLENADQFAVIDTLANKVVANIPIGQGAQAVAYVPNAVPEGDGLQNLVPLGVASQAAHLKLVTKGSRENSKAPTSVSLFEQGLTQFVQAAVTGLEPKKLYVLALSDKPDGSGALEGLSSFMTNAAGAQVVQAVGPIRQIVDAKHSAAKRYLVIATSIDGKPGEVLQVQSE; encoded by the coding sequence ATGTTCACCCCGATCGCAAGCTTTGCCGGGCAGGCACCAGGCGCCGCATCCGATCCCGATATTCCGATCAGTCACAAGGATCGGCTCTACGCCGCCGAGCAGTATTCCAACACGGTCTCTGTTTCCGATCCGGTCGATAACAAGCTGCTCGGTGTCATCAGGCTTGGCGACCCGCAGCCGGCCAATCTGAGCCCGCTCTATAGGGGGCAAGTCCTCGTTCACGGTCTCGGCTTCTCGCCCGATCACAAGACGCTCGTTGTCGTATCGATCGGTACCAACTCGTTGACCTTCATCGACACGGCGACCAATGCGGTCAAGCATACGACCTACGTTGGTCGTGCGCCGCACGAGGCATTCTATACCCCCGACGGCAAGGAGGTGTGGGTCACGGTACGCGGCGAGGATTATGTCTCGGTCGTCGACGCCAATAGTTTCGAGGAGAAAACCCGCATCAAGGTCGCCAACGGGCCCGGGATGCAAATCTTCTCGCCGGACGGCAAATACGGCTATGTGTGTTCGTCCTTCACGCCCGAAGTTGCCGTCATCACTGTCGCCGACCACAAGATCGTCGGCCACGTGAAGCAGGCGAGCCCGTTCTGCCCGAATATTGCTGCATCCGCCGACGGCAAGCAGGTCTGGTTTACGCTGAAGGACACCGGCAAGACACAGGTTTTCAATGCCCAGCCACCGTTCGACCTGGTCAAGACCATTGATACGGGACCGATCTCCAATCACGTCAATTTCGTCATCAACAAGAATGGCAGCTTCGCCTATGTGACTGTCGGCGGACTGAACGAAGTCAAGGTTTTCCGCACCGACACATTCGAACAGGTCGCGACCATTCCGGTCGGTAGCCTGCCGCACGGCATATGGCCTTCCGGTGACGGCACGCGTGTTTATGTCGGTCTCGAAAATGCCGACCAGTTCGCGGTGATCGACACTTTGGCCAACAAGGTCGTCGCCAACATTCCGATCGGTCAGGGAGCACAGGCTGTCGCCTATGTGCCGAATGCCGTGCCCGAAGGCGACGGTCTGCAGAACCTCGTGCCGCTCGGCGTCGCAAGTCAGGCCGCCCATCTGAAGCTGGTTACGAAAGGAAGCCGCGAAAACAGCAAGGCGCCGACAAGCGTATCGCTGTTCGAGCAAGGTCTGACCCAGTTTGTCCAGGCGGCGGTCACCGGTCTCGAGCCGAAGAAGCTCTATGTCCTCGCTCTGTCCGACAAACCCGACGGCAGCGGCGCGCTCGAGGGCCTATCGAGCTTCATGACCAATGCTGCCGGTGCGCAAGTCGTCCAGGCTGTCGGTCCGATCCGACAGATCGTCGATGCGAAACACAGCGCCGCGAAGCGTTATCTCGTGATTGCGACCTCGATCGACGGCAAGCCCGGCGAAGTCCTTCAGGTCCAGTCGGAATGA